TAAtctctctcaggcatgcaggtttcctaacgatgttttccctcaccGTTGACTCAGTATTTTTGCCTCTTTTATTTGACATCCtataatagcaaaaaaaatgaaaGACGCTTACTATTTTGGATGTAACATTCGTCAGATTtcttatttttgtataaaatgcagcctatgtcacccgaACCATAACAACGAATGAATTGatacctcattcatcaaaatctgcCGATTAGTTTAGCTGCTACAGTgaaacacacatagatacaaacaaacatacatacatacatacatagacagCCAAAATCATAACATAACGGGTAAAAAAGGTATTGTGTCGCTTCGAATAAGTATCCCGCAATGTGCCTTGAGCCTAATAGGAAAAGCAACGGATACGATGCAACGCCAACATCGTGCTGACAACGTGGCTGGAATTTATAGCCACAATAAAAGTATCGCTTTTATTGTCATGAACACAGTTCGCATGGACAGCTGTAATTGCGGGTACTCCCTTTGTCTTCTGGAACTCTGCATTTAAACTGCTCCTATTTTAGCACTTTATTTGCTAATTGAGTTTGAATTCTATGTTGAGGCTACAACTTTGAATGTAATGCAAATTTTTTTACACAACTGAGAATTATTATCCTTACTTGCACAAAATTTTATGATTGCAATCCATGCGATTCAACATGGATTGCGATCCAACATGGAATGCAACTCCTTTTCAGTGTTTCTCATCCATACTTACTATAAATACAAAAGCCCatacttaattacctacttaccaactGATTTCAACGATatcgatatatataaaaggaaaagctgactgactgactgatttatcaacgcacagctcaaactactggacggatcgggctgaaatttggcatgcagatacatattgtgacgtagatatccgctgaggatttttgaaaattcaatccagagagtaaaataggggttttaagtttgtgaagtccacgcggaagaagtcacgggcataaactagtttgaCATAAAGTTTAAGTACTAGCACAGGCACTAGCATACCGGGAGAAATCGGATATCCACAAGTCAGTAGGAATTttcttaagtaagtaagtaaaatagcCAATTttgactcaaaatttatttcaacTTGAAAAGAATGACACTATTTTTTATCACTTTTCTTACAAACAATTTAATTGCTTATCATTAACATCAgttcaaatataaatatatacaacGAAATTTAGTTACGGTAAAGTAGTGTGGTTAGCCATTCAGGCCTTTGCTGTTGAGGTTTATATTCCGGTGGACTCAAAGCCAACGGAGAAGCGGCATCTGCCAAAGCTACAGAAGATGAAGTCTCCGTAACAGCTATACTGGGTTTACCTTTAAGTATAGCTCTTAACTCTTCATTTTCGACAGCCCTTGTCCTTTGTAGATTTTCACGAGTTTCTTTCATTCTTGAAAGTTGTTCCCTTAAAGTTCTATATTCTTCTAAAAACTTCTCGAGCTGTGAAGCTCTAAAGTCAAAATCCTCAAAAGGCTGACCCGTACGTGAATAATCTCTAAGACCAGATAAATCCAAAAGTGGTGTAGCGGACGGAACTGACGTTTGCTCTCTGGAGGGTGAAGCTGGTAGACTAGGGTTGCGTCGCATCCGATTACTGCCCACAGAGAGATCCAAAAAGCTATTTGATCGACGTCCACTTGAGCGTTGCCGACTTTTCTCGTAATTTCTATCAAGAAAAGTAATAGAATCACCCCCAGAACTATTTCTACGACTACTTAAGAGAGGACTACGGCTGTCACCATCTTTTCTCCGAggaattgtataaaaataatagggATCGTGTTTCGTATCATTGCGAAAATAAGATGTTGTGCCTAAGGCGCTCATTTCTATAAGATCAGGATAATTCTTTTCACTGTCGCTACCAGATAGATCGTTATCGAGGCGGTCTCGTGTTCGGGGCCGTGAGCATGACCTGGCATTATTATTAAATCGATTATTTTCAGATATAATCTCAACGTGACCACTTAAAAGTCCTGCTGATTTCGAACTTTGTATTGATTCAGGTGTAGCATCAGATCTGTAACAAATAATAACGTctgtaacaaataataatctaaagatttttttttcttaaatctgGTCTAATACCAAAGTTTATTTCGTAAACCCgataaaaattacatattattattattattgttatcataattttttttttatatttgaacatcttaaaaatctattctttaaatattatgttcgtAAAAATGGAATTTGCAATAAGTATcgatataaaattattaatttcacaGCTGTTTGATGAAAACAGGagtttgaatataatatatttggtaGGTACTCTGAGACTTTagaatattgtacctactacatagaGGTAGTTTTTTTGGAATAActtcaaaatacataaaatcaatTCGTTACCTAATATTGTATTGGCTCATCCGCGGTATATGCAAATCTTGAATGAGTTCCCCTGATCTTGCAGATGAAGGTTCAGATCTCCGCCATCTTGCTTCGCGCGGCGGCGTAGTGGACTCTCTGTGGTCTCTGAGTTCTTCGCGATTATAACCTTCATAGTCGTCTTCGGGATCATGCGAAGGAACGTTTCTATAGTCCCCTCTTTTACGACTATTGTCTGAGGTAATAACTCTTGGCATCTCAgcgtttgtttttaaattagcttcaattttttcataattattttcattatgaTTTGATGTAACTATTTGTTCATTCCACCTATCTAGCTGTCTTTTTTTACGAGTTTCATACGCACATAGTCCAATTAAACACGAACTTAACACTATCACTGCAGAGACTGCCATACCGGCCATTAGTGCTCTGCCACCGAAACCTCTACTTTGAGGTTTCTTTTCAATTGTTAAACTTAAAACCACTTCCGCTTTTCCAGCCCTATTTTCAGCATTGCACGTATAAAGTCCAGAGTCTTGTATATCTGCTGATTTAATTGTCAAATTACTTGTTTGTCCTTCACTACGTAACATAAAAGTCCTGCCGGAATTAAAATTGCCTGATGTTGTAGTTGTGTTAGCTAAAAGGCGTCCAGCACGAACCCATCGCACTCTCGGTGCCGGTACACCAATAACTTTGCAAACAAGCGTCACCTCATCTCCTTCCAAACCCTTGAAGTTATTTGATATTCCAGTTACTTCAGGAAGGCATGCAAAATCTTCCAAGTCTAATCGATCCCAAGACTGAGTCATCAACCGTGTAGGTAGGGCGCAATCGGGCACAACGGTTGCtggaacattttttttaatcatccaATCCCGCATAGGTCGGAGATCACAATTACAATTCCAGGGATTATTGGCAAGTTCTAGTCCCTTTAACGATCTTAATGGTGCCAACACTGCAACGTGAAGGACCTGTAGTTTATTTTTACTAAGTTCCAAATACTCTAGTGAACCTTCCAATCCTTTGAACCCTCTTGGCTCAATTTCTGATATTCGACAAGCGCTCAGAGTTAACCTAACCAGATGTGGTAAAGCTGAGAAAGAGTCatcttttatttttgtgattgggtTACCGCCGAGACGAAGTTCCCGGAGCTCAGGTATTGAATCAAAAGCTTGAGATGGCACTGACTCCAATCGATTTCGAGAAAGATCGAGTTCAACCAGATTAACGAGAGCGCGAAAGGCGTACTGACgaatgatttttaaattacaggcaggtaggtagagaCGTTGAAGATTTAGGAGGCCTGCAGCTGCGAAAGCATCATCACGTAGAGTGACTATTCTGTTTTCAGCCAGGTCTAGCAGTTGAGTGGTTGGATCTAGTCTCGGTGGGACAGCGTTGAGGCCGGCGCGAGCACACAGAGCGGACTCCTTGCCACTTCGCCATTTGCATTCACAATGACGAGGACATTCGGCGGAGACGGCCACCGCCATCGCGAACATTAGCAGCACCCACATGCCACGCGACGATTCAGCCCGCGCCACATCTATCGTCTTCACCGCCGAGCGTCATTCCCTATGCGGCCACGTACCTGGAAAAAATACCACATAATATTACATCTTGCGATAGAAATAGCGATAATAATCAGGCTTTAATACAAGGATTTTGGGCCCAATGAGAAATGGCTAACATTTATGCTGAGGTACACTAATTTTTTCCCATTTTGGGCACAAAAGAATCGGAAGTGCCTTCATTTTTAGGGTAGGTAAACCTTTTGTCATCTCAGGCTAATAATAATCTCAGCTATTCGCGGCTACTACTGGGCTATAATTTACCGTAAATTGATTTCAAACTGTATAACGCCGTCTAGTTGTCGTACCTAtactatattaggtaggtatgtaacaaAACTATATTGATTTATGGAAAAAATCATTTTCGCAAATGTAAACTCTGTTCAGATTAAATAGGCACGTGCTTATACTCACTATTATTAACCGGGTAATAACAGGTAATACTTATAAAATTACGTTAGGATCTAGGGTTCATTATAAAATGGAGTatgaattacttaataatactgtagtaattagataaggctagctaaaaaaaaagtgaaataaaattttacatgattaaaaaaacaatactgTTAATAGAGTGGaaaccattataatattatattctctaATAATACCTCAAAAGCGGTCAGTTTTCCCTTCATTCTTGAGGTTTGTGGCTACCCGAAACTGCGTATAGGTACCAACACGCAGCACGTTcattataaaacttttattagtcCAAGCTACTTTTAATATCAATATTTAAAACCTTTAAACGGATTATTATGataattgtatttttccagcGTAACgtaattaagaaaaatatttctcagtaagtatagtacgcaacaggttgagatggcaatcgggggattgaggcggggggacgccacgcacacgtcacccgcgctttcccgcgccgggttagggcggggcctgtgcgggtgtgcggggtgtccccaccccgattgtcatttacTAGGTCTAATAGCATATACCTATGCGTTACTttagctatattataataatttattatctaagCAAAGAGAATATATTAGATATATGTTATTACTCGTAAGGATAACAATGTATCTAGGTAGGCGTAGGCATATAAAGCActcttataagtacctactttgattaTTTGTTCTGATCCCGTGCCTCGTAGAGCTCGTAAAGCCGTTGGCCCGGCTggtctctctccggtcgtgtcggatttccatgccatcgggctatgagagtgaggtaatagagagtgcacctgtgttttcACAtgcacttgtgcactataatatctcccgcgcTAGCGTCTATGGAGATTGGCCGgcgtggccgaaattcggtcggaAGGACATTTTgatgtaaatattaataaaggtATTTGTACACATTCGTGTTAAGTGGCGAGCCGGGACACGaactacctagtaggtactggtacgcgaccaaaagtgatgaacatcgatctttagaacgagatagcatatttgtagagcactctctCGGTCATTGAAATCGACAAAACATCATGtgggtatgagtgactgagacaacgctctacaaacctgaaatctcattctaaaggccgatgttcatcactttcggtcgcgtaggtactgtacctgCTTACACATTTTTCTTACAACCGCGCAGTGGTGAGAGTGGTTGATTGCGGCGAACGGCACGAAGTTCAGCGATGGCGAATATGTATATTATGCAGAGTAAAAAATTGCCATTAACCTAAATGACGCACCTACTTACCTCAAATCTTCATTGTTGGCATTTCGTATAGGTGCATCGTAATCTGTAAACAAAAGAGAAAATTCATGTACTCGTAAATacatctaaatattaaataactcATGTTAAGCTTAAATGTAACTCATGTTAAGTATATAATCGCGACTTTACTGTTTACACATTCGTCTATGGGCTCATCTTGCAATAATAAGTAGCGAGATTCCCAATCCACGCAGAAGTAATGCGGTGTTTTCCcattatgaggtacggaaccttaaaagcCTTTCCGGTGTAGCTTTTTCTTTGACTTTTACAATGGTCTTTGTTTGATACTTACTTAAAGAATGAGAAGTTGTGACAATAGAAAACAGGTTGAATTATTAAGAAAACTCATCTTTACGCCAGACATAGATATAAATATTCTAGATACTTAGAACACTTTGTAttaaataactcaaaaactaaacTTCAAAAATCTTTCagctttataataaaaactgcacTTATTCCAATGATTCTAAAAcgttaaaatacttaaataaccACCAACAGCTGAATCTTtctattatttttgattttgtttatAACGAATTTCGTTTATTACGGAATACGGATTTTGCCATTCCAACTTGCACCTGtccgaatttttattttattttatcggcGCAGGGTCTCTGTAAGCCTCGTTTGTTTTAATTCTTTCGTGAAAATTCCCATGATTTATAAACAGTCAGCGTGGATTTTGGAATAATTTACTGCTTACGCATTATGCataatgaaataattataaattccaacGGCATGCTTTAATTTTTCATTCAGGTAGCACCTACTTGCTATAAATaagatttaattttgtttttttttattcagatacaagttagcccttgactgcaatctcacctggtggtaaggtggtgatgcagtctaagatggaagcgggctaacttggaaggggtatggcagtttttgttaaacccatacccctttggtttctatacatcgtaccagaacgccaaatcgcttggcggcacggctttacaggtagggtggtaactagccacgatcgaagcctcccaccagaaaaaaaTTGAGAGCTAAGTGGGTACTCTTATATCATAACACGTAGGTAAATGGTTGAAACTGATGGTATGGCGTCCTCGTCATGATTCAGATGTTAGTTACAATTAATAGCCTTTGACCTTACAACATATGAAAACATTTCCATCTGACGCTACTTGAAGGCATGGCCTAGTTGCGATAACGAATAGGAAACAGTCGAGGACCGAGGTGGTCATGCGAAGTActacattataataatgaattaataGTGGCCATTTAAATAATAACCGCATTAAACgttaaacgtatttttacgtTTATCTACATTAATAAGAAATTACGTGAATATTGCTTTATTAAAAAGCTTggacgatttttagggttccgtacctcaagaggaaaaacggaacccttataatcactttgttatctgtaaaataattagtattttcaactttcaaagtaagataactataccaaatggggtatcataatatgaaagggctttacctgtaaatttcaaaacagttttatttatttttatgcatatagtttttgatttaccgtgcaaaatgtcaaacaatacgactgcagtacggaaccctcggtgcgcgagtctgactcgtactttaTAATACAGTTGCTCGGAAAATGCACTTACAATGGTAATAAACATGGCATGAAAGATAACTTTACCACACGCTAGTGCAATAAATGCAATGTAGCGATGCCTCTGTGCTGAATTATttgtcaatataatattatgaaattctAAACGAAATTAGCTTCGCctagtaagtattttaaattaaacacaATACTTTTATTATCTCAATATTTTAAcactacttaaatacaaaagaaacataatataacacaatacttatattattgcATAAAACGGTATTTTGCTGCTAGAATCTCGAGATAGGAAtacggtaggtacttatatgaaATGTTTTCATTTTGTTACCTAGTCGGTACTCTAGTTATTAAAAACTGGTGAAAACATTGGCAGAAAGCTTTTAATCTGAATAGTGAATTTATTTATGAATAACATAATGTTGAAGCAGACATAAATCAGTCTCTATGTTTGGAGAGATTACACAGCCTTGCTCACCTATTCCAGGAACAATctctaataattatattttattctccAGACAGAAATTCTTCGGACTTGTGTACTGTTATATTTATCTTGTCGCTTTATTTCTTTCATTACTTTTCCAATTTCGCGGTTTCACACAATTTATCTGTTTTGTTATGGACGTAACCTTTTACCTTTTATGGCTTCAAATATTGTAGatactaaaaatatatataaacattGTTAGATAAGACTTACTCACATTTTTAATACAAGCTGTAATCTgctattcatcatcataatcagcctgtggacgtccactgttggacatagccCTACCCTAAAGaacgccaccacacccggtcctcggccttcctcatccactcacttcccgccagcctctttatatcgtcggtccatcgaaTGTTGAGTTTGGTAGATTAGTagaaatgataattttaaattatttcgtCAATCTGCCattggtaggtactaattattttttaagctTAGTGCTTATCGTTTGCTAAGCTACACTAACTAAAACATTTATGTGTTCATAGCCACCCTCGTGAATATTTTTAGATAACGATGAAAACTCATCGAAAAACAGCAAAAAATTTTGAAGTCATAAGCGAATATACAGACAAAAGGTGGGTTGCCACTTATAAAGTTTGTTTAGAAAGGAGAGATAATAAGATTTTTGTCTACCTTTTCCTGAAATCTACCAAAATATGGGAAAAACATGCTAGGTACCAAAAATTTTacgttttacttttactttaataaaataGTTGTCTAACAAGTTTTAAGCAAGCATTTTAAGCAAGTTCTAAACTACCAAATAATTTAACTATCATTCCTACTAATCTTCCAAACTTAACATTCTCCTGCCATAAATTTAACGTATTTGCGTAAATACGCTAAGTAAAGAATCTTCTAGAAACATTTGCACTCAAACTGAAGTATCATGTACCTAGTAACATTCACACATTCTCCTACCTGTTCAGTCAAACTAAAGTAGCTATCTTGTAGTAACATTCGCACACTCTCTGATTTTCTAGTAACATTCTTGTGGCTGTTAACTCAAACTGAATTAGTATCTTCTAGTAAAATTTGCAAAATCTCCTGCCTGTTCACTCAAACTGAAGCGTCTTCTAGTAACATTCTCTCTGTCATAGATTATCTTCGGTTCAGATTATGACAAaacgattaggtaggtaggtacagtattaGGTTACCGAAACAAAATTTTCAAAGATTCATGACGATAATAGCTTTAAATAGAGCTAGTTTAGGAATATTCGCGTGTAACTGGGATATAATAATAGTAGTGTGCCCTTTCAGTGACACGCGATAGCATGCCCCGCGAGGCACGCGCTTGCATGCCAACCCAGCAGCGGGCCATTACCACCATGTATATTTGTGTAATAAATAAGCATCTTTCCAGGTTTTTgaggaaaaatttaattcagtGAGGTATGAAAGTAATTGGTACCATATTGCTACagctaggtatattatttttagaaagTACTATTTCATAGACTTGTCTTTCAGTCTAAAGTGAAAAATAACTACTAAATAAATACTATGTATTTTCCTGTGACTTTGTTTGTATGAATAATTTGTTTgcgtaagaaaatatttttaaaaataactttataatttgacgtaagatttttacatttTCATTACCTGttaagccaccatgatccaaagaaacatccaaataaacgttcctcccagtgttggggacaatacgcagaggaaCTTTCAGCCTTTATAAGATAAGGAAGGTCTGGTTCTCTCTCTATTTGGAACGGTGtaaaaaacttttattgtttGCAGTATTGCAAAgtttttcttaataatataataataattaatcgctGAACCTACTCATATTACCAACTGTGCGGTTTCCTTCGACGTATAGGTATAAGCCTCcgcaatttttttcaaaatgtacAGTCTGGCTAACTTTGTCTACATTACTAGTACCGATGAAGTTTATAATGTCATTTTCCTCTCTTTTAAATAGCTTTCCTCTTCTTCATTTTTTGTTCCTGTTGGATCATTTTTAAACGTTTCCTACTATCTTTTGGTCTAAATGTCTAAAACGATTAAGTAACAAATGAAATTGTTTACCAAAGAAATAACTTGTTAAATAAATCATCCTTAAGTAATAGGTAATTACGTTTTATGTTAGATTGTTAAAGTTGGTCTAAACCGGATAGATAATGGCCTACTTGAAGACTTGTAAGACTACTTACACAGTAGAACGTCAGTTGTACAACTTCGCTAGTATTGGGTCATGTCTCACTCATGTATCTATCTACCAGCTACCTACTCGTAAAGAGGCTTATTAATTTTGAGTAGCCTACTACTTGAAGCGGAAGCGTGATTTATGTTTATTCCGTAATTATTTTCCTCAATCTGTGTGTTTACTTGTGTTACCAACTATATAGAGGGACTAGCTGAGGCCCCCGGGTTCActcgcgttgatttaggtttctaatcccgtggaaactctttgattttccgggctaaattAGCTTATCTCATTCtcctggtctttaactatattctaacctatgtccttccctgggttGCATGCTATCTCCGTatcaaatttcaacaaaatcggttgaacggatgagccgtgaaaagctagcacacagacagacagacaaactttcgcatttataatatgaaattagCATGGATATGGATGAATATAGGTCAAGATCCTCTGTAATGAGTTATACAAGAGATAGCGATTCACTTTCATCTCGAGGGTATCCACACCCCTACTCCAGAAGGGTTGCCGACGCTGCTTCTCGGGTTCGACTGTAATGGCCTGCGTCTCCCTTTTCCCTTGATATGGGACAAGGTCAATGTGTCAGTCAACATGCGTGGCCTTCATTAGGACCCGCCCTCAATCCCTGGGACCCAAATAAAATGACAAATATAATATATGACATTATTAACATGATCAAAGTTTAATGTGGGACTCCGAGATCCAGTATAATAGCTGTCTCGCAAACTACATCGTATGTTTAAGGACTGAAACACACGCGATACTTTTACCAGCGGCGGTTAGCGATTTTGTGATTCCATTGCGTTTTGGCGACTTGTGGCGTTTAAGCACAAAATATCttaatagtaggtagatacctttACCTTTTCAGAAGAATTCATAGAGATCATGACGAGGAATCACATCGCAAAgaagtttaaataaatttaacaaaTTATTTAATCGTATggcaattgatttttttaataatttacgcTAATTTAGTTAAAGCCTAGCTCTTACTATCGCAAAAACTCTTAGGTGTCTCTTGACTCTCTCTGTCTCTTAAGAGATAACTCACATGAGAGCCGTAAAAGGCCTAGTGGCCTTATGCGTGGTATCCAAATTACAGCCAAAGCCTCACTAAATCGCTGCGACTAGAGTCCCAATATGTGTACAGTGAAATGAACACTGAGCAGACGTTGCATAACTTCATATTCTT
The nucleotide sequence above comes from Maniola hyperantus chromosome 8, iAphHyp1.2, whole genome shotgun sequence. Encoded proteins:
- the kek3 gene encoding uncharacterized protein kek3 — translated: MWVLLMFAMAVAVSAECPRHCECKWRSGKESALCARAGLNAVPPRLDPTTQLLDLAENRIVTLRDDAFAAAGLLNLQRLYLPACNLKIIRQYAFRALVNLVELDLSRNRLESVPSQAFDSIPELRELRLGGNPITKIKDDSFSALPHLVRLTLSACRISEIEPRGFKGLEGSLEYLELSKNKLQVLHVAVLAPLRSLKGLELANNPWNCNCDLRPMRDWMIKKNVPATVVPDCALPTRLMTQSWDRLDLEDFACLPEVTGISNNFKGLEGDEVTLVCKVIGVPAPRVRWVRAGRLLANTTTTSGNFNSGRTFMLRSEGQTSNLTIKSADIQDSGLYTCNAENRAGKAEVVLSLTIEKKPQSRGFGGRALMAGMAVSAVIVLSSCLIGLCAYETRKKRQLDRWNEQIVTSNHNENNYEKIEANLKTNAEMPRVITSDNSRKRGDYRNVPSHDPEDDYEGYNREELRDHRESTTPPREARWRRSEPSSARSGELIQDLHIPRMSQYNIRSDATPESIQSSKSAGLLSGHVEIISENNRFNNNARSCSRPRTRDRLDNDLSGSDSEKNYPDLIEMSALGTTSYFRNDTKHDPYYFYTIPRRKDGDSRSPLLSSRRNSSGGDSITFLDRNYEKSRQRSSGRRSNSFLDLSVGSNRMRRNPSLPASPSREQTSVPSATPLLDLSGLRDYSRTGQPFEDFDFRASQLEKFLEEYRTLREQLSRMKETRENLQRTRAVENEELRAILKGKPSIAVTETSSSVALADAASPLALSPPEYKPQQQRPEWLTTLLYRN